The genomic DNA GCTGCCATGGATACTAGAGGGTTACAGGAAGAGCCAGAAGTTGGGACCTCCATAATGGGCAGTGGTCTGAACCCCTATATGGACTTCCCACCTGCTGATACTCTGGGATTTGGGGGACCTGAAGGGGCAGCAGCTGAGCCTTATGGAGCGAGGGGTCCAGGCTCTGTGCCTCTTGGACCTGATCCACCCACCAACTATGGCCCCAACCCCTGTCCCCAGCAGGCCTCATATCATGACCCCACCCAAGAAACATGGGGTGAGTTCCCTTCCCACTCTGGGCTGTACCCAGGCCCCAAGGCTCTAGGTGGAGCCTACAGCCAGTGTCCTCGACTTGAACATTATGGACAAGTGCAAGTCAAGCCAGAACAGGGGTGCCCAGTAGGGTCTGACTCCACAGGACTGGCACCCTGTCTCAATGCCCACCCCAGTGAGGGGCCCCCACATCCACAGCCTCTCTTTTCCCATTacccccagccccctcctccccagTATCTCCAGTCAGGCCCCTATACCCAGCCACCCCCTGATTATCTTCCTTCAGAACCCAGGCCTTGCCTGGACTTTGATTCCCCCACCCATTCCACAGGGCAGCTCAAGGCTCAGCTTGTGTGTAATTATGTTCAGTCTCAACAGGAGCTGCtgtgggagggtgggggcagggaagaTGCCTCAGCCCAGGAACCTTCCTACCAGAGTCCCAAGTTTCTGGGGGGTTCCCAGGTTAGCCCAAGCCCTGCTAAAGCTCCAGTGACCACATACGGACCTGGCTTTGGACCCAACTTGCCCAATCACAAGTCAGGCTCCTATCCCACCCCTTCACCATGCCATGAAAATTTTGTAGTGGGGGCAAACAGGGCTTCCCATAGGGCAGCAGCACCACCTCGACTTCTGCCCCCATTGCCCACTTGCTATGGGCCCCTCAAAGTGGGAGGCACAAACCCCAGCTGTGGCCATCCTGAGGTGGGCAGGTTAGGAGGGGGTCCTGCCTTGTACCCTCCTCCCGAAGGACAGGTATGTAACCCTCTGGACTCTCTTGATCTTGACAACACTCAGCTGGACTTTGTGGCTATTCTGGATGAGGCCCAGGGGCTGAGTCCTCCTCCTTCCCATGATCAGGGGGGCAGCTCTGGACATACCCCACCTCCCTCTGGGCCCCCCAACATGGCTGTGGGCAATATGAGTGTCTTACTGAGATCCTTGCCTGGGGAAACACAATTCCTCAACTCTAGTGCCTAAAGAGTAGGGAATCTCATCCGTCACAGATTGCATTTCCTAAGGGGTCTCTATCCTTCCAGAAAAATTGGGGCAGCTGCAGTCCCCTGCACAAGATGCCCCAGGGATGGGAGGTATGGGCTGGGGGCTGTGTATAGTCTGTATATGTTTTGAGGAGAAATTTGATAATGACACTGTTTCCTGATAATAAAGGAActgcatcagaaaaaaaaaaaaacaacatgccACTTTATGTGTTATTATGTTGGGGAGGAATGATAACAGGGAACAAGAAGAGAAGCAGGGGTTAATCCACTCACTTTCCTCTTTAGAGAAGCTCCCTCACCCATCCCAACCCCTCAAGTCACACTCATGAAGATGGAGACAGTCATTTGGGAGATTTAAAGGGATGTCCTCAAAACAGAACACCAGCCTCTCACCACCAGAGATGACTGGAAAtaggttttctcttccttccctgggTCAGGGGAAGAGGCTGGTGAAGTTGGTGAGCATCAGCTGGACCAGCTGCCCTGGGTAGAGAGCATGGGCTGCTGGGTCAGATGTCTCCTGCTCTGGCCGAAACAGGGTTGGTCCAAACACAATTCCCAGGTTGTGGGGAGTCATGCGATTCTTATCTGAGTGTGCTATTACCCTGTGGGCAAAGGCAAAGGAAGGGGATATATGGCAGCAGCTTGCCACTTCATAGAATCTAACCCTTCAAAGGTCTGAGCAGGGAGGAGGCCACTCTGGGATTCCTTCACGTGgtgacaaaaaaaacaaagagacacaAGGGGAATGGAGATGGACCAGTGGAGAAACCTTCAGGATACAATCTGAAGATACAACTGCCTCTTCTGGCTTTAGGGACTACTGTAAGAGTTCTATCTGCTCACGGTTTGGGAGTCTTTAATTCAAATGGCCATCCCCTCTCAGAAGTCACTGCCCAGGCCCAGTTCAACCAAGGAAGCCATCAGCAAGGTCCCAATGGGAGACaaagaggcagagggaagggagaggcaaGATTTCCCTTATTTCTTTCACAGcatcttggttccatttccccacTTGATGCTGATCTTTAAGTTTTGACCTAAAGGCTttgatgggcgtggtggctcacacctgtaatcccagcactttgggacgctgaggtgggtaaatcacctgcggtcagaagtttgagaccagcctggccaacatggtgaaaccccgtctctactaaaaatacaaaaattagctgggtgtggtggcaggcgcctgtaatcccagctactagggaggctgaggcaggagaatcatttgaacccgggagacagaggttgcagcgagctaaaattgcaccactgcactccagcctgggtgacagagcaagactctgtctcaaaaataaaaaaaataaaaataatagccgggcgcggtggctcacgcctgtaatcccagcactttgggaggccgaggcgggcggatcacaaggtcaggagatcgagaccacagtgaaaccccgtctctactaaaaatacaaaaaaaaattagccgggcgcggtggtgggcgcctgtagtcccagctactcaggaggctgaggcaggagaatggcgtgaacctgggaggcggagcttgcagtgagccgagatcgcgccactgcactccagcctgggcgacagcgcgagactccgtctcaaaaaaaaaaaaaaaaaaataaaaataataataataataattaaaaaaaggcTTTGACCCTGGTAATATGCTCCTACACAGAGGttgcctgtttcctcacctgccCATTAAACTTGGGTGCTTCCCTACCTTCACTCCACCTGCACGGAGTCCCTGTGGCATTCCCCACTCCACCTTTCCCCAGCATGAACAAAGAGGTTCAGTCTTCCTGACCTGCATAAATGCTCCAGGAGGTACCGTAGAGTGTCATGGTTGGGCTTTGGCATTGAGCCTATTAATTCTTGTATCTGAGAGAGGCACTGCTCTGATTCGGAGAGTGCTAGAAAGAGAGAGTAATGGGAAAGGCATTTGAGTGAGGTTAGGGAAGGTGCTAGGACAGGGTGAATAAATTCACTGCTCTTTCCTACAGGCATGGAAGACATCACAAATCTAGTACAGCTTTCTTTTTCACGTAGCCCAACTATTACCTCATAATTCTTTTCAGTTCAGCCCTCTAAACATTCACAAAAAAGCACCTGGAGTAGGCACCTGAGTTGAATGTTATTTTCCATCTCTAAAGTCAGAATGGGAAAGAAGAGTATAAGGGAACCTCTATTCTATTATTTACCACCCGCGTCTCCCATATCAAGGGTTCTTTCCAAAGCTCCAATCCTTACCAAGGGCAGCGCGGAAATGGGGCAGCAGCAGTGGTGGCACCAGAGGCTGGGGCAGCTCCCGGAGAAAAAGCTTCAGGGCTCCGGTGACCACATGAATGTCATCCCACTCAGTACTGTCCAAATCTAACCGACCTTCTGGAGGGAGAAGGAGGTATAGGGGCTTCAGGGCTCATGAAGGGCCAGAAAGATCTAGAGACTGAGAGATTAGAAGTTCTGGAGAAATCCAGTCAAAGCAGACTATAGGAATGCCTAGAGGGTCTACAGTGGGGCAAGGTAGCTAAGGTGGGGATGAGGACAACCCTCCCAGGAGTGGTACATGGAGGTATCCATGGGAAACAAAGAGGATATGTGGAAGTTTTAGGGATCTGAGGGGTCTTCCATGTAAGTACCTTGTCCTGGCTGTTCTGGGAACACATACCTCCCATCGGAGGTGACTGCACGCTCTGCAACATGAATGAGAAGAGATCAGGAGCTAAGACATGCACTTCCAGCCTGACGGTCTCTGTGCTCTGCCAGCTTCCTCATGTAGAATCTCCCATGGTTCTCAGGCAACACATTCTTAGTACAACCACTGGCCCACAAACCTTCTCACCTCTGTCCACCAGAAAGCGAAGTTTCTGGACCACTGCCAAGTTCCCGCTCACCCGATAAATGCCATCCACATCCAGACCTGGGAGATGAGGGAGGAGTAGATGAGGACTGCtgcttaaaagtgtgtgtggTGAGGAATATAAGGGTGGAGAGAAAAAGGGCAGTAGGAAGACTAAGTAGAATGGGGGAGGCAGAAAATTCTACGCCTTAGCCTGTTGGAAGAGAATTCTGGGGTCTCTGAGAAAATGACCTCTTTTATCCACAGCAGCAATGCAGAGCCGCACAAAGCTGGGCACCGTGTCTCCTTCCCGCTGGCAGAGTGATTCCAATTGGCAGCCGAACACCTGGTCTGGGGAGGCAAAGTGAGGCGGGAAGCCAGTGCCAGCGTCACTCACCGGAGCTCTTTTCAGcataggtctttttttttttgttgagacggagtctcgctctgtcgcccaggctggagtgcagtggccggatctcagctcactgcaagctccgcctcccgggtttacgccattctcctgcctcagcctcccgagtagctgggactacaggcgtccgccacctcgcccggctagttttttgtattttttagtagagacggggtttcaccgtgttagccaggatggtctcgatctcctgacctagtgatccgcccgtctcggcctcccaaagtgctgggattacaggcttgagccaccgcgcccggccttcagcATAGGTCTTTACCCTTAAGTGAGGCTGGTCCTCCTGGCTGCCTGGGCAAGGAAATACACTCCGCCCCCCTTCCCCTGCTTCAAACAATCTGACAAAGGGGTACACGTCTTCCCGGCTTCTCCTCTAAACAATCTGGGGTAGTGGGAAAGCAGCAGTCACAGAAGGCTGTGGTCTAGTTCTGGGAAGCTCTACTCTGAGCCTCGCTGGAGTTTTCTTATCCAGGAACCTGGCCCAGCCCCCTCACCTCGGAGCAGACCCCGCTCCTGCAGGCTTTGTAAGGGCGGTCTCTTTGCGATGAGCCGCTTTAGTTTGTTGCGCACGCGGTTCTGCTCGGTGCCTTCGGGCCCCCGAACTACAGGAGGCAGGTGGAGCGGGGCGTGAGCGCCCAGGAGCCTCGCTGCGCTCCCGGACCCTCCCTCCCCGGCCCGCGCCTCACTGGAGCTCCGGCGGCTGCTGAGGCGCAGCAGCGGTTTGGACACCGGCTCCGACTCCTCTTCTTCGTCCTCCCCGGCGCTCAGCTCCGCCAGCTCCGCGGGTCCAGAGCCCGACAGACGCAGCTCCAGGGGGTTCTCCCGATCCTAGACCCGGGGCGGACCGTGTCGAaggtgagagaggagagaaatcTGCACCCCTAGGGGGACTCTGACCCACTGCCAGGGTCCCACGTCCCAGCCCCGCCCCAGGCCGGGCTCTCCACCGagcccaccctgcccccaccgaCCCTGATTCCTACAGTTCCTACCCCACTCCCTTGGTCCCGGCCGGCCCgagcctccctcccagcctgcACCCCTCTAACCAGCCGCTCGATGACAGTCCGCAGCGCGCGGTGCCAGGCTCGCAGCTCTGTCTCGTGGTCGGACTGCAGCAGGAACTCGTGGCCAGGGACCGTGCGGATCTGAGGGCCAGGCGGGGAAACGTTCGGGTCAACGGGGAGGAGTATAAAAAGCAGGGAGACCTAGTGGGAGGCCTGCGCGGGAGATTGGGGGCGTCCTCTGGTCGGGTGGGGCCTTGGAGACGCGCGGGAGGGCGCTCACGTGCAGGACGTTGCGGCGACTGGACAGGTGGCGGCCGTGCGCCAGGGCCGCCCCGCGCAGGTCCACGCTGCTTTCGGGCCGGCTACCCGCTGGCCCCTGACAAtgagggaggaaactgaggccacgATGCTGTTTCCTTCAATGTTTCCCTCTCCCCGGTGGACTGTGAGGAGGTGGGAGGCTTCCTCACTTCTTTACCTTCCTCTGCACCGCCCTCCGCGCTGCCGCGCCCCACATTGGCGTAAGGCGGAGGCAGCGCCCTCACCCCTCCTGCTCCCCTAGCTCACACTCACCCAACCAGAGGAGGGCGCTGTCGGCGGTGGCTCTCGGTAGAACACTAGGCTGTTACCCGTTAACACCACCCAAGACGGGCCCCAGTTCTTCCTGCGGGGGCAGAGAGGGGAGGTAGTGGTAGTGAAAAGGTCATTCTAGAATTACACGGGGAGGGTGCTCTTCCAACACCCTGCTCTACCCTACGGAGTTGACAGCCCAGGCCCTAGCTGTATTCCGGGTTCTCACCTGAGCTTGCGCCCCCCTTGGGCAATCTTGGTCATGTTGAGCAGACCCGACTTTTCCACCTCCTGGGAAATGGAGGGAATGGTATCTGTAAGTCACCCTGCGCCCTCCACAGTGGCCACGGCTTTCCCTAGGGGGTCTCCCAGGAGTGAAGTCCCTTAAAGTTGCTGAGGGAGGGCTGGGTAAGAGGATAATTCAGAAAGAGGAAGATGTTTTTGAGGAGCAGGAATTGGGGGggggtgtggggcagggaggaTCTTGGCATTCACAAAGAAATGGGAGATTCACATGGGGGTCTTCCAGGAGCTGCGGCAGAGGTCGAGGGGGCTGCAAGGCTGGAGGATCAAGCTTCGAGGTGCGTTGGCTGAGGCTGAGTGAACCCTAGGGGAGAGGATTGGAGAAGCAGGTGGGGAAACCCTTGACTCAGGGATCCCTGGCTGAAGGGGGAAGAGGGGTGGGATGTGGGTGAGAGGCAGGGGGTGTGATGGGGAATGGAGAATGTTTTACACAAAACAGAAAGTCATAACAAGCTGGCTTTTTCTGCATGTGATTGGGAGATGGGAGGGATCTCACCTGTGGGTCAAGCGGTTCTGGGGTCCCTGTGTCAGATCCGAAGCCTTTTGCCTGATGTTGCAGGACATCATTGTTCCTCTTCAGGGTCTGTGTCCCCTCCATGGAGCCAGGGTTCTGGGTTAGGGGAGGAGGAAATAAAGCTACATCCAGATGCCACCTCCACACCCTTCTTATACTTGGCTGATTCTTCTGATCTTCTGAGAGCCCCAGAGAGAAAACACACTACCTGAAGGTTCAGTAGGGGAAGGAAGAGCTTGGGGGACAGTGGAGAAGCAGGAGGTAAGGTCTCACCATCTCGCTGCGACTGCGGCGCGGGGGCTTCCAGGACTTGCAGCCAGTCAGTGAATTGATGTAGAAGCAGCGTCCGGAGTTGGGGTCCAGGTACTGCTCCCAGGCATCCAGCCTCTGCAGCGGGGGGCATGcagggcctgggggtggggaCCGGGGACAGCGGCGAAGGTCCACCAGGTTACAGTACACGGGGGGCTCTGACatgaggggctgggggcctgccTGCCAGAAAAGGGGGAAGAAGGAGGTGGTCATTCTGCCTGTTGCCCTTCCCATGCTTCTCTTGGCCTTCCCACCTCCTACTCCCTCCCCATCGTCTTCTCACCGCCAGCTCCAGGCTGAGGTGACCCAGGTACTGGGGGAGAAACCCCAGGCcccagctgctttttaaaaattctctctctcacaGTTTTCTTTGCTCTTCTCCTCACTTCCTGTTGCCAACTTcccgcctcccccaccccacccccacctcagggCCACAGGAAAGGGGAAcaggctttttgtgtgtgtgtgcaaggcGGGGGCATGCTGAAGGGGGTGCTCCACCCTCATATCCTGCAAGGTAAAAGAGGACAGAGAAGGGTCTACAGAAGGCAGGAGGAGCCCCTTTCCACCCACTATtaagaaagagaggggagggcTGAGCAAGTCACATCTTTAGAGGAGACCTGCTGTGGCTTAACAGGCAAGCAGAACACAAAAAAATCCTGCCCTGGGCTAGGAGTCTGGAGGAAGGAAGAACACAGGGCTGGCCTTTCAGTGCCTCCACTGCTCCCTGTTCCCTGTCCGCTCCGGGCCTTTGGTACCTGCTGTCCCTTCTCACCTCCTACCCAGTTTGCCTCTCGGctgcctctttctcctcctgGTTCAGAGTCAACTGAATGCCGTCATCTCACAGATGCCTCCCTGCAACACCCCAGCCACTCTCCACCACATTAACTCGCCTTTGTAGATTTATCGTAGTACCAAGGGTTATCTTATTTATTCGTTTTTGTGTTTGTCATCCCCAGGGGAGTCCCTCGAAGGCAGGGGTGCTGTCTGTCTTGTGCCTAGAACAGGGCCCAGCTCAGAAGAGCTGTGACTCACTGTGCTGGCACTGGCTTCTGACGGCAAGTCTTCCCGGGAGAGGCATCTTCCACTTGGTCCTTCCTGGAAAGGCTTCAGAAGGCAGGGCCTCAGACTGTCAATGCTGACGCTCCTATACATTTTGGGGGGAAGTGGAGGAGGCTGCTCCAAACTAGCCTGAGCCCTGCTTGGGAGGGCCTGAGACAACTCCTCCAGGGAACCATGAAACAACTTCGGCCCTTGAAACAGAAAAGGGGAGGGTGGGTGGCAGATGATCAGAGGTGTTGTTGTAACTGGGTCCCCCATCTTGGGAGCTCACAGGGAAGACAaggagggcagaggcaggatgTAGAAAATGGCATGAGACCTAGAAGCCTTGGGACTAGGAGGACAGGTGGTGGGATGAGGATGCCATGGCCgcgggaggaggggagaggtaggctgatcaaagaaaaacaagagaaaatggtTCGTAGAAGCTTGAGGGAGGGGGGTCCTCCCAATAATTCCCAGAAGCCAGGGAGGTAGGAAGGTGAGGGGAGGtaggaaggtgaaggaggagggcTTAGCACTTACTCACCAGGAGTCCAGAGCAGTTGGCTGGGGATGGCGGTAGTTGGACTCTGGGAAGGGATGGATTCCTCTGTCATATAGGCCGCTGGGACAAAGATGGGTCGAGAGGTGGAGGGAGCTTCTAGGCGTCTTGCCAACCACCAGTCAGAGTTGGTCTTTCGAAGCAGTAGAAACCTGTCCCCTTCAGCCAGAGACACTTGCCGGCCATCTGCCCCAGTATAAGTAAAGGCATAGAGGGCACAGAGCTGGGATCCCCGAGAAGGGCTTCGGGGGCCCAGTCCTAGGCTCCCCCAGGAACTTGGCCACCACCGGCTGGACAGCATTGTAGCCAGCACTGTCACCTGTGGGAAAAAGGGACACTGGAGACCCAGAAGGGAACAGGCCTGGCTGTCTCCAGGTAGAGAGACATGGTTCTAGGAGCAGTGTTGCAGGGAGGTGGGGACAGGAGCCCTTGAGTGGGGGGGAGAGGGTAGAGCAAACAGCCTGGTGAGGATCGGTGACAGGTTTTGGGGGCTGAGAACTCCTGGTGGTGTCTGGTGAGGAAGTATGTAAGTAACGTGAGAGAGGATGTGGTCAGCAGGGCTGCATGGCCGGCAAGGCAGGAAATTAGAGGAGATGACCCAGGTCAGTAGTCTTCCTCCAAGTACCTTATGGGGCCCATCAGAAGATTCAGGGGCAGGAGTTGGTCCTGGGTGGTGGTGGGAGTCTTGagctggacacaggaaggagataagaagaaagaatcagGTTTTAGACAGGAACAGGGAGACACAAGGTTAATGACAAAGACAAAAATGTGTGttattctttattaaatttacaCAAGCATCAATGTTTCCGTTACCAATCACCTCAGACCATAGCTGCGTGCTTCCTGTGCAGACTTAGAGAGACATGgtgacagagaaacagaaagccaaataaataGCAAGaccaaattagaaagaatgacAAAGTGGGAGAAACACAGAGGGATTCAGAGTTAAAATATCACCACCCTCCCAATCCAGGACACAATTTTAGGAGCTGAGAAGCCTTGATACTGTCCTGTATACACAAGCCTCTTGAGGCGGGAGCTACTTTAGTGGTGTGGGTTCAgtcgtgctttttttttttgagacaaagtctcgttcttgtcccccaggttggTGTGtgatagtgtgatctcggctcactgcaacctctgccccccaggttcaggtgattctcctgtctcagctccctgagtagctgggattacaggcgcctgtcactatgcccggctagtttttgtacttttagtagagacggggtttcaccatgttggccaggctggtctagaactcctgacctcaggtgatccaccagcctcggcctcccaaagtgctgggattacaggcgtgagccaccgcgcccggcctcatttatgCTTTTAACAAGGATTGATTGAGCGCCTCCTGCGTGCAAGGAGCAGTGTCAGGCACTGGAGATGAGAGAAGGGAATGAGCCCTTTTGGAGCTTAAGGAGAGACAGACCTTAACTAATGACACAATAAACTTAATAATTACAATTGAATCAGAGACAATGGACAAGTAATACAAGATGCTATGACAGGTAGATAGGGGGCTGATGTCAGCTTCTTCCTGGTGGAAGGTGGGAACTGACCTTCCCTGGATTCCCAGCACTTTAAAACCCACACTTCTGCTTCTGCCTTACCTGACCACtcctcttttccccttctctcaGCTTCTCCATTGCACAATGTGAGGCTTTCTGTCTGGGTTTGGAGAGGTGGATTAAGGAGCGAATGCCCCTCCCCACTGGTGATATCAGAGAGCCAGCTCTCTTTCCCTGAGGGCTGGGTGGCTAGTACTGGgcttctgcctcagtgatcttCCTTCTTAGTTTACCTTACTCCAACACATGGAGAACCCTACCCCTCAACTCTTCCT from Papio anubis isolate 15944 chromosome 9, Panubis1.0, whole genome shotgun sequence includes the following:
- the ARHGAP9 gene encoding rho GTPase-activating protein 9 isoform X5 translates to MLSSRWWPSSWGSLGLGPRSPSRGSQLCALYAFTYTGADGRQVSLAEGDRFLLLRKTNSDWWLARRLEAPSTSRPIFVPAAYMTEESIPSQSPTTAIPSQLLWTPGPKLFHGSLEELSQALPSRAQASLEQPPPLPPKMYRSVSIDSLRPCLLKPFQEGPSGRCLSREDLPSEASASTAGPQPLMSEPPVYCNLVDLRRCPRSPPPGPACPPLQRLDAWEQYLDPNSGRCFYINSLTGCKSWKPPRRSRSEMNPGSMEGTQTLKRNNDVLQHQAKGFGSDTGTPEPLDPQGSLSLSQRTSKLDPPALQPPRPLPQLLEDPHEVEKSGLLNMTKIAQGGRKLRKNWGPSWVVLTGNSLVFYREPPPTAPSSGWGPAGSRPESSVDLRGAALAHGRHLSSRRNVLHIRTVPGHEFLLQSDHETELRAWHRALRTVIERLDRENPLELRLSGSGPAELAELSAGEDEEEESEPVSKPLLRLSSRRSSIRGPEGTEQNRVRNKLKRLIAKRPPLQSLQERGLLRDQVFGCQLESLCQREGDTVPSFVRLCIAAVDKRGLDVDGIYRVSGNLAVVQKLRFLVDRERAVTSDGSL